From Arachis stenosperma cultivar V10309 chromosome 2, arast.V10309.gnm1.PFL2, whole genome shotgun sequence, one genomic window encodes:
- the LOC130961784 gene encoding putative UDP-rhamnose:rhamnosyltransferase 1 gives MSENATHHVVMLPWSAFGHLIPFFQLSIDIAKSGIHVSFISTPKNIQRLPKAPSDLSHLLHLVEIPFPSSLDSSHLSGGEATVDIPFDKIQYLKLAWDHMQNPVKEFVSKLQPNWIICDFHAHWAVEIAQELHVKLMYFSVYSASTIVFFGPPGQMRAPTSPEDLTSPREWVNFPSSVAFQRNEAIAFYQSAYIENVTGLRDIDRVASVIDSANALSFRSCYEMEGEYLNLYQELIEKPVIPIGLLPPEMPERRLVDEFWSKTFEWLDAQATKSVVFVGFGSECKLSKEQVFEIAYGLEISELPFLWTLRKPSWAIHDHDSLPLGFCERTSKRGKVCFGWAPQKEILAHKSIGGSLFHSGWGSIIETLMFGHTLVVLPFVVDQPLNAKALVDKGLAIEVKRNNEDGSFSRDDIAKCLREAMVLEEGEKLRIKTREIAKVVGDLKLHHDYMEEFVKFLRT, from the coding sequence ATGTCTGAGAATGCAACTCATCATGTGGTGATGCTTCCATGGTCTGCATTTGGCCATTTGATTCCGTTTTTCCAACTCTCCATAGACATAGCCAAATCAGGCATTCATGTCTCCTTCATTTCAACACCAAAAAACATTCAAAGGCTTCCAAAAGCACCTTCAGATTTATCTCATCTTTTACATTTGGTGGAAATTCCATTTCCATCATCATTAGACTCATCACATCTCTCTGGTGGTGAGGCTACTGTGGACATTCCATTTGACAAAATTCAGTACCTCAAGTTAGCATGGGATCACATGCAAAATCCAGTGAAGGAATTTGTGTCTAAGTTGCAACCAAATTGGATCATTTGTGACTTCCATGCACACTGGGCTGTAGAGATTGCTCAAGAGCTTCATgtgaaactcatgtacttctctGTTTACTCTGCTTCCACTATTGTGTTCTTTGGACCACCCGGTCAAATGAGAGCACCAACATCGCCAGAAGACCTAACATCACCAAGAGAATGGGTGAATTTTCCGTCTTCAGTGGCTTTTCAACGAAACGAGGCCATTGCGTTCTATCAAAGTGCATACATAGAAAACGTGACAGGGTTAAGAGACATTGATAGGGTTGCCAGTGTAATAGACAGCGCAAATGCTCTATCATTTCGCAGCTGCTATGAGATGGAAGGTGAGTATTTGAATCTatatcaagaacttattgagaAGCCAGTGATTCCTATAGGTTTGCTTCCTCCGGAGATGCCAGAGAGAAGACTTGTTGATGAGTTTTGGAGTAAGACTTTCGAGTGGCTTGATGCGCAAGCAACAAAGTCTGTAGTCTTTGTTGGGTTTGGTAGTGAGTGTAAGTTGAGCAAAGAGCAAGTTTTTGAGATAGCTTATGGATTAGAGATTTCTGAACTTCCATTTTTGTGGACATTGAGAAAACCAAGCTGGGCAATTCATGATCATGATTCTCTGCCTCTTGGATTTTGTGAAAGAACATCAAAGAGAGGAAAAGTTTGTTTTGGATGGGCACCACAAAAGGAAATTTTGGCACATAAATCTATTGGGGGGTCTTTGTTTCATTCTGGATGGGGATCTATAATTGAGACTTTGATGTTTGGCCACACTCTTGTAGTGTTGCCATTCGTTGTTGATCAACCTCTCAATGCAAAGGCTTTGGTTGATAAGGGTCTTGCTATTGAAGTGAAGAGAAATAATGAAGATGGTTCATTTAGTAGAGATGACATAGCCAAATGCCTCAGAGAAGCTATGGTATTGGAGGAAGGAGAGAAGCTTAGAATCAAGACAAGAGAAATTGCTAAAGTTGTAGGCGATTTGAAGCTTCACCATGATTACATGGAAGAATTTGTCAAGTTTCTTAGGACTTGA